Proteins from a genomic interval of Zingiber officinale cultivar Zhangliang chromosome 1B, Zo_v1.1, whole genome shotgun sequence:
- the LOC121981631 gene encoding protein LHCP TRANSLOCATION DEFECT-like — protein sequence MASIPCSFYYQVPSSVTFPPPASSSDENLSSPFDVLRRRLCCFGAKVTPDEGSSAFFWLRLRNRVVTAGPMTRDDFDRDDVRQYFNDMRMAENIQALLNLDVHPVDILLMLAASNGDVPKIEELMRAGARYDVRDADGRTALDRASTNDQIKELILGFSV from the exons ATGGCATCGATTCCTTGCAGTTTCTACTACCAAGTTCCCTCCTCCGTCACCTTCCCGCCTCCTGCTTCTTCCTCCGACGAGAATTTGAGCTCTCCGTTCGACGTCCTGCGCCGGCGGCTCTGCTGCTTCGGCGCCAAGGTAACGCCGGACGAGGGATCCAGTGCCTTTTTCTGGCTCCGCCTCCGGAATCGCGTCGTCACCGCCGGCCCCATGACGCGGGATGATTTTGATCGGGACGATGTCCGGCAG TACTTCAATGACATGAGAATGGCTGAGAATATACAAGCACTGCTAAACCTAGACGTTCATCCTGTGGATATCTTACTGATGCTAGCTGCCTCTAATGGTGACGTGCCTAAGATTGAGGAGCTGATGAGAGCAGGTGCCAGGTACGATGTGAGGGATGCAGATGGAAGGACAGCTTTGGATAGGGCATCCACCAACGACCAGATCAAAGAGCTAATCTTAGGTTTTTCTGTTTAA
- the LOC121982368 gene encoding uncharacterized protein LOC121982368: MPGYGEQLAIGYLSDYSEEESDTQEKEKQISVDPVSLRQATNLQYSAGGGPARPPPVLPRPKFVSCSLPGSAISSPEQQQRDYYRSRFAWESNASLRRSKSCGEGRMSTTSTEFIDIPSRRPSIASPKVIYQKKQSFGDVAGSRRFANVANHDGNSFKQPKPAIPLPPSSNQGGGTDDKFNCGCLFLPGLTHKKKPEVLDRKPSAFGRHLDDRSQSPQRQQREEEIVRTKIEEPMLQFEKARSLVSSVQETVAGGAAPPSSRMSTASKAASLEKFSCGSWSSSALLGSDGSDGRNSYFDLPLELIRIGGDETDSPVRTAFVFEKELVKRGSLKKVGSARKSSLQLNRHVRFSTSSGPVSSCPASPAAACITPRLRRAREEFNAFLTAHNA, encoded by the exons ATGCCAGGCTACGGAGAACAATTAGCCATCGGATACCTCTCCGACTACAGCGAAGAGGAATCCGATACGCAGGAGAAGGAGAAGCAGATATCGGTGGATCCTGTGTCGCTGAGGCAAGCCACCAATTTGCAGTACTCTGCCGGCGGCGGCCCAGCTAGACCGCCGCCGGTGCTCCCGCGGCCCAAGTTCGTGAGCTGTAGCCTCCCGGGCTCAGCCATCTCCTCGCCAGAGCAGCAGCAGCGCGATTATTACCGATCCCGGTTCGCCTGGGAAAGCAACGCGTCGCTCCGCCGGAGCAAGTCCTGCGGCGAGGGAAGGATGTCGACGACGTCAACGGAATTCATCGACATCCCCTCTAGGAGACCCAGCATCGCTTCACCAAAA GTTATTTATCAGAAGAAGCAATCTTTCGGCGACGTCGCCGGCTCTCGTCGCTTCGCCAACGTAGCCAACCACGACGGCAACAGCTTCAAGCAACCCAAACCCGCCATTCCTCTCCCTCCGTCGAGCAATCAGGGCGGCGGCACCGACGATAAGTTCAACTGCGGGTGCTTGTTCCTGCCCGGCCTCACTCACAAGAAGAAACCTGAAGTGTTGGATCGCAAACCAAGCGCCTTTGGCCGACATCTAGACGATCGATCTCAATCTCCACAACGACAACAACGCGAAGAAGAAATAGTGAGGACAAAAATTGAAGAACCGATGCTGCAATTCGAGAAAGCGAGATCGTTAGTGAGCTCAGTTCAGGAGACGGTGGCTGGTGGGGCTGCTCCGCCGTCGAGCAGGATGAGCACGGCGTCGAAGGCCGCGTCACTGGAGAAGTTCTCGTGCGGCTCCTGGTCGTCTTCGGCGCTGCTGGGGAGCGACGGAAGCGACGGACGGAACTCGTACTTCGACCTGCCCCTGGAGCTGATCCGTATCGGCGGCGACGAGACTGACTCGCCGGTGCGGACGGCGTTCGTGTTCGAGAAGGAGCTAGTGAAGAGGGGGTCGTTGAAGAAGGTTGGGTCAGCGAGGAAGTCGTCGCTGCAATTGAACCGGCACGTCCGGTTCTCTACGTCCTCGGGGCCGGTATCGTCGTGCCCGGCCTCGCCGGCGGCGGCGTGCATCACGCCAAGGTTGAGGAGGGCCAGGGAGGAGTTCAACGCCTTTTTGACAGCCCACAATGCTTAA
- the LOC122046066 gene encoding putative disease resistance RPP13-like protein 1, with product MALATFARVLRLIDSSEASIPPSRTRPAFLSDLSKHMAALKQNLTRIQVAIRGAEERQASDPSAKLWLTEITSLAYDAEDVLLDFDDLLPRPQIRSALNHSDSGLLLNSFSSLASISQRIKELGERLVELHGKSEALQLGEQGGAEGSADARRLRPTGSLMDGESPIFGREKDKENILELLRPSGDEGSIPNKLLVLPIVGMGGLGKTTLAQQVYADDQIKYFFDLRIWIHVSQDFNLFNLTKAMVESVTGNPCFLSELHSLQSELGKILEGKRFFLVLDDVWDESSSHWESLQVPLLSANLDSKVLLTTRSHGVARSIGTMPSFNLDPLKDDDAWLLFSENAFHGREPGERLVTIGKKIVKECNGVPLTLKALGLHLCNEEREDKWSAILESNIWHLSGSQETILPILMLSYLQLPAPVKQCFAYCSLFGKGHLFLRHKIVRHWIAQGFVETDGERKAEDVGSEYFYILLARSFFQQCARNKYFIMHDLIHDLAEYVSGAECFKIDVLQDEDGSRMNVERAYNFPEGVRHTSLTFHSTSTETDLQPLLEANSLRTLMVNCTSWPPMPHPHANVLNDLFVKLRYLRVLLLDYTFAPAPRLPDSISNLKYLHYLRIGRLSFQGQGFPESVCSLRNLQTLEWYSDESIELPRGISNLINLRHLHSETYYASFPEGIGRLTKLQELPDFHTSKEHGRARIAELKDLVNLQGELKLLNLENVIDVEDSRTADLKGKPGLTALELDWGKHNRSPQNAPLVLQYLQPHTNIQELRIANYKHGQLSEWICHPSYSKLVTIKIQYCFLSTVPAFGQLLSLEHLSLVSIKGLEYIGPVFFHGGFPSLKKLRLSAIYKMVEWSGAEHGHFPHLNELTVTSCPSLRCLPIDNFTSLKRLHISHCSNLQTLYSENSPLVGIQQHCSLKNLEVIQCPKLKFLPEYQVPESLQLLDITKSTLLINWYRRIAGKLTHVKNLLGVDLKEVKLDDIFSVEEARNACLTKQRIYMLHLEWETSSLRSVDDTNCEADEVLEYLQPNVSLNKLVIRGYRGLKLAEWLCSPLYSNLISIKLDLCPNCKFLPALGQLPYLMELHLERLNGITSIDLSFYGNGSQKGFQSLRRLQLMSMAGLEEWKGASDGGFPILRQLIVQDCMKLRGLPCLSPSVQEIKVEDCPALTLELPSSLAALLSLHVSNVAAMDELCNLSYLSVLAVENCSGCRLIELPSLRSLMINGWSERMLLDSLPGLTALTTLKISCLENLEALPLHNFRILEELVVSDCPKLVSIECSSTSTYEPYYVEGLQSLSALKCMVLSGCPELHFSASEQLPASLQSLTISRCPTLRIWYERYSSKFRTSVVQFAD from the exons atggCGCTCGCGACGTTCGCCCGAGTTCTGCGTCTCATTGACTCATCGGAAGCCTCTATCCCGCCATCGAGGACCCGGCCGGCGTTCCTCTCGGATCTGAGCAAACACATGGCGGCTCTGAAGCAGAACCTGACGCGCATTCAGGTCGCCATCCGCGGTGCGGAGGAGCGTCAGGCGAGCGACCCTTCGGCCAAGCTTTGGCTTACGGAGATCACTTCCTTGGCCTACGACGCCGAGGACGTCCTGCTGGACTTCGACGATCTGCTCCCCCGCCCCCAGATCCGCTCCGCCCTCAACCACTCCGACAGCGGACTCCTTCTCAATTCGTTTTCCTCCCTGGCCTCTATTAGCCAGAGGATAAAGGAACTGGGAGAGAGATTAGTGGAGCTGCATGGGAAAAGTGAAGCCCTTCAACTGGGAGAGCAAGGCGGCGCGGAGGGATCTGCTGATGCCCGGCGCTTGCGGCCCACCGGTAGCCTCATGGACGGGGAATCCCCTATATTTGGAAGGGAAAAAGACAAAGAAAACATTTTAGAACTCCTGCGGCCATCGGGGGATGAAGGGTCCATTCCCAACAAGCTATTGGTGCTCCCCATCGTTGGAATGGGGGGCTTGGGGAAGACGACGCTTGCCCAGCAGGTATACGCTGATGACCAAATTAAGTATTTTTTTGATCTGAGGATATGGATCCATGTATCCCAAGACTTCAATTTGTTCAATCTGACCAAGGCAATGGTGGAAAGTGTCACCGGGAATCCCTGTTTCCTCTCGGAGTTGCATTCTCTCCAGTCCGAATTGGGGAAGATACTGGAAGGGAAGCGCTTCTTTCTCGTGTTGGATGATGTGTGGGACGAGAGTAGTAGCCATTGGGAGAGCCTGCAAGTGCCATTGCTTTCTGCAAACTTGGACAGTAAGGTTCTATTGACTACTAGGAGTCATGGCGTCGCGAGGTCAATTGGCACAATGCCCTCCTTCAATTTAGACCCTCTCAAAGATGATGACGCTTGGTTATTGTTCTCTGAAAATGCATTCCATGGCCGAGAACCAGGCGAACGCCTAGTCACAATTGGCAAGAAGATCGTCAAGGAGTGCAATGGTGTACCTCTTACATTGAAAGCCCTTGGATTGCATCTATGCAATGAAGAACGTGAAGATAAATGGTCTGCGATCTTGGAGAGTAATATCTGGCATCTCAGTGGCTCTCAAGAAACCATCTTGCCAATCCTCATGCTGAGTTATCTACAATTACCGGCACCAGTTAAACAATGCTTTGCATACTGTTCATTGTTTGGCAAAGGGCATCTCTTTTTGAGGCACAAAATTGTCCGACATTGGATTGCACAAGGTTTTGTTGAGACAGATGGAGAAAGGAAGGCCGAGGATGTTGGCAGTGAATACTTTTACATTCTGCTCGCACGGTCATTCTTCCAGCAGTGTGCAAGAAATAAGTATTTCATCATGCATGATCTTATCCATGATCTTGCAGAGTATGTTTCTGGTGCTGAGTGCTTTAAGATAGATGTTCTTCAAGATGAAGATGGCAGTAGGATGAATGTAGAAAGGGCATACAATTTTCCTGAAGGGGTTCGTCATACTTCATTAACTTTTCATTCTACTTCCACTGAAACAGACTTACAGCCCCTTTTAGAAGCTAATTCCTTGAGGACCTTGATGGTGAACTGTACTTCATGGCCTCCAATGCCTCATCCTCATGCTAACGTCCTGAATGATTTGTTTGTCAAACTGAGATATCTACGTGTTTTGTTGTTGGATTATACTTTTGCTCCTGCTCCCAGGCTTCCTGATTCTATCAGCAACCTAAAATATCTCCACTACCTTAGAATCGGACGCTTGAGTTTTCAAGGCCAAGGCTTCCCTGAATCAGTCTGTTCTCTCAGGAACCTCCAGACATTAGAGTGGTACAGTGACGAAAGCATTGAGCTACCCCGGGGTATATCAAACTTGATTAACCTAAGGCATCTTCATAGCGAAACTTATTATGCATCATTCCCAGAGGGAATTGGAAGGTTAACCAAACTACAAGAATTACCAGACTTTCACACGTCCAAGGAGCATGGGCGCGCTCGGATTGCAGAACTGAAGGACCTAGTGAATCTCCAAGGAGAACTGAAGCTGTTGAATTTGGAGAATGTTATTGATGTGGAAGACTCAAGGACAGCCGATTTGAAAGGCAAGCCGGGTCTTACTGCTCTGGAGCTGGATTGGGGTAAACATAATAGATCTCCCCAAAATGCTCCTTTGGTCCTCCAGTATCTCCAGCCTCACACTAATATCCAGGAACTAAGGATTGCCAACTATAAGCATGGTCAATTATCAGAGTGGATCTGTCATCCTTCTTACTCCAAATTAGTCACCATTAAAATTCAATATTGTTTTCTTTCGACTGTACCAGCATTTGGACAATTATTATCACTTGAGCATCTATCTTTGGTAAGTATCAAAGGCTTGGAATATATTGGCCCTGTATTTTTTCATGGGGGATTTCCATCACTTAAGAAGCTTCGACTAAGTGCAATTTACAAAATGGTGGAATGGTCTGGTGCTGAACATGGTCATTTCCCTCATCTAAATGAACTTACAGTTACTTCTTGTCCGTCTTTGAGGTGCCTTCCAATAGACAACTTTACTTCTCTGAAAAGACTTCACATCTCACACTGTTCCAACCTCCAAACGTTGTATTCTGAGAATTCCCCTCTTGTGGGCATCCAACAACATTGTTCCCTTAAGAATCTTGAGGTCATTCAATGTCCCAAGCTCAAATTCTTGCCGGAGTACCAAGTACCAGAAAGCCTTCAATTGCTTGATATCACCAAATCTACCTTACTGATAAACTGGTACCGCAGAATTGCTGGCAAGTTGACCCATGTCAAAAATCTACTAG GAGTTGATTTGAAAGAAGTGAAGCTCGATGATATCTTTAGTGTCGAAGAGGCAAGAAATGCTTGCTTGACTAAACAACGCATATACATGTTGCATTTGGAGTGGGAAACATCTTCTCTCAGATCCGTAGATGATACAAATTGCGAGGCTGATGAAGTTCTTGAGTACCTTCAACCTAATGTTAGCCTGAACAAGCTAGTTATAAGAGGTTATAGAGGCTTGAAATTAGCTGAATGGCTTTGCAGCCCTCTATACTCTAATCTAATAAGCATAAAGCTAGACTTGTGCCCCAACTGCAAATTTCTTCCTGCTCTAGGTCAATTGCCATATCTCATGGAACTTCACTTAGAGAGATTGAATGGCATAACATCCATCGACCTTTCATTTTATGGAAACGGTTCACAGAAGGGTTTTCAATCTCTGAGAAGGCTACAATTGATGAGCATGGCAGGTCTGGAGGAATGGAAGGGAGCATCAGATGGTGGATTTCCTATCCTAAGACAGCTTATCGTACAAGATTGTATGAAGCTGAGGGGCTTGCCATGTCTTTCACCCTCTGTTCAGGAAATAAAAGTTGAAGATTGTCCTGCATTGACCTTGGAGCTGCCTTCCTCACTTGCTGCACTTCTTAGCTTGCATGTCTCTAATGTTGCAGCGATGGACGAACTATGCAACCTCTCTTACCTGTCAGTGCTGGCTGTAGAAAATTGCTCGGGTTGCAGACTCATTGAACTTCCATCCTTGCGATCTCTGATGATAAATGGATGGAGCGAGAGGATGCTGCTGGATTCACTACCAGGGCTAACTGCTCTCACCACTTTGAAGATTTCCTGCCTTGAAAACTTGGAAGCTCTTCCACTGCACAACTTTAGGATACTCGAAGAACTTGTTGTTTCGGATTGTCCGAAGCTCGTATCTATTGAGTGTTCCTCGACTTCAACATATGAGCCTTACTATGTTGAAGGTCTACAATCTCTTTCAGCCTTGAAGTGCATGGTCCTTAGTGGTTGCCCAGAGCTCCATTTCTCTGCTAGTGAACAATTGCCTGCTTCGCTTCAATCTTTAACAATTTCGAGATGTCCCACACTAAGAATATGGTATGAAAGATATTCTAGCAAATTCAGAACGAGCGTCGTTCAATTTGCTGATTAG
- the LOC121983361 gene encoding myb-related protein 330-like, with translation MGHHCCTKQKVKRGLWSPEEDEKLIDHIIKHGYNCWSTVPKEAGLQRCGKSCRLRWINYLRPDLKRGSFSAEEERTIIDVHRILGNRWAQIAKHLPGRTDNEVKNFWNSCIKKKLIAQGLDPKTHNLLASSRSINTMNNNISDELSQFGYAQSAHPAPFTISPPIKGFDKTKQYTNSLDHCSFNSSLPNVEAILPPLLNSGTLPLYDQTAEVGAISMPNFQYPQENMISEHQLLMGFEDQVINNSQAPIEFTTNGVSSSSSLDYTSMSSSSFGYQPAASGFSCLGDNAWDGGAMEALNLKQGHVEHLGQGHQMDASYATALDFDMLESAFLAAGAEFCNGSSAAMENLQWHC, from the exons ATGGGTCATCACTGCTGCACGAAGCAGAAGGTCAAGAGAGGCCTCTGGTCTCCTGAGGAAGACGAGAAGCTCATCGAccatatcatcaagcatggctACAACTGCTGGAGCACTGTCCCCAAAGAAGCAG GGTTGCAGAGATGCGGAAAGAGTTGCAGACTGAGGTGGATCAACTACTTGAGGCCTGACCTGAAAAGAGGCTCCTTCTCGGCAGAAGAAGAGAGAACCATAATCGATGTCCATAGAATTCTAGGCAACAG ATGGGCTCAGATCGCAAAGCATCTCCCTGGAAGAACAGACAATGAAGTGAAGAACTTTTGGAACTCCTGCATCAAGAAGAAGCTGATAGCACAGGGCCTGGATCCAAAGACACACAACTTGTTGGCTTCTTCTCGATCTATTAACACCATGAACAATAATATTTCAGATGAGCTTTCTCAGTTCGGCTATGCGCAATCCGCTCATCCTGCGCCATTCACCATTAGTCCTCCTATCAAAGGCTTCGACAAGACGAAGCAGTACACCAACTCTTTGGATCACTGCAGCTTCAACTCATCACTCCCTAATGTGGAGGCGATTTTGCCACCATTGCTTAACTCTGGTACTCTTCCCTTGTATGATCAGACTGCAGAAGTTGGTGCAATTTCTATGCCTAACTTCCAGTACCCGCAAGAGAACATGATCAGTGAGCATCAACTCCTGATGGGGTTCGAGGATCAGGTGATCAACAATTCACAAGCTCCAATCGAGTTTACCACCAATGgtgtctcttcttcttcttccctggatTACACAAGCATGTCCTCCTCTTCCTTTGGGTATCAACCAGCTGCTTCAGGTTTCAGCTGCTTGGGTGACAATGCTTGGGATGGTGGTGCAATGGAAGCACTAAATTTAAAGCAGGGTCATGTAGAACACTTAGGGCAAGGTCATCAAATGGATGCATCATATGCCACAGCCCTTGACTTTGACATGCTAGAGAGTGCATTTTTGGCTGCTGGAGCTGAGTTTTGCAATGGGAGTAGTGCAGCAATGGAGAACCTGCAATGGCACTGTTAA